Part of the Archocentrus centrarchus isolate MPI-CPG fArcCen1 chromosome 4, fArcCen1, whole genome shotgun sequence genome is shown below.
CAAAgtgattaacacacacaaaaaaaaggaagaaaaattcTCCTGAAGCACTCTTTTTGTAAAATATAATTGTAGGAGTAATTCAGCAGGAAAAGAGACCAACACAGCACGACTCAAGCTGAAAACAAGACATAGTGAAGACAAAGACGGCAAGTCttcatcatgttttgttttcagcctGAGTCACGCTGTGTTGGTCTCTTTTCCTGCTGAATTACTCCTACAATTATATTATCTTACAAAAAGACAGGAATACTTGCATCTGTCCCACTGAAGAGCACCTGTCAGATAAGCCTTTAGAGCCTTGCAGCACCAGAGTTTGGAGTCAGTAGATTTTACCAAGAAAAGTGACAAGCAGTTTTAGCAATCACTACGCTAGCAGTTTCATCTGCAGTCTTTCTAAATCCACAAGGAAATCAGTTCATTTTGAGGCAGCACATACCTGTTCAGAGTTGTCCAGTGTGCTTCCAGGCTTGCTTATGCACTTCTTGAAGCATTTGTCTGTCATTCtctgaaatatgaaaaacactGTGTTACTACTAGCATTTACTTTTCAAAGCTGAACTGCTCTTACACCAGCGGATCAGAATTTTTTTggctattatttttaaatgtgtgtgaaaacacCGTTCAGAGTTGGATTGACTCAGAGGCCGAACTCGGATTAAAGTATCTGCTTGTTTCAACATTTCAGTAACGGCTCGTGTTTATATGAGCCATGTTATATAAATGTGGTGACACAGTAAACCACATATAAACATGCTGACAAGATCAGTAAACCTAACAGAAGTTTttgtgaggaaaaacaaaaaagtcttaTATACAGATTAAATGACAAACATTGTAAAGCTTTATAGACCTTTAAAGGTGCACAGCATGTATTTGAGCCTTCTGTGGGTTGCTAGCTTAGCAGCTGTGTTCATTGATTTACCTGCAGCAGCTCTTGCGCGTTAGCCACCGCGATCTGGACCTTGACCTGCTCCATAATGGTACCGGTGTCCATTTTCCCGCCGGACCCTCCCGCTGAGAAGTCTGAACCAAATCCGTCCATTTCCGTCACAGTCGTTTGTTTCAAACTGCAGCTTTGCTGAGCTACTTTCAATACACGTGCAAAAAGCCCCTGCTAACCTTAGCCGACGTGAGTTTCCGTTGCCCTTGACAGAAGCAGAGGCTATATACGTCATTTCCGTGTAAGTAATTCAGTGTCAtgggaaatgtagttttgtTTAGCATAGGCTTCCCCGCTACAAATAGCATTTCAGTACTACTAGGTACATTAAAActtgaaaattaaaaagcatTTCCAAGGGCACTATGTTTGTGACAATGTAGGACATGTTAGCAGTGCTGGGAGGTACACTGACATTTTCATATCTAacaataaaattataataaaatgtgCAGCTTATCAGATTAGCATTTAGCATGTAAAGGccaaataaattatatttgaaCTTTTCCAACTCTCCTACTAAGTAAATACAATAATGATAGAGGGAAGGGGAAGTTTATTCTTATGGTCTCATGCCTGTATTCTGTTATTTCACTcttatttcagctgctcttcTTGTGCGAAATGGAATAATTTTATCCAGTGGCAAAAAGTGTATTCCCCAGTGCAAACTATCTGCTTCAGTTTCTTTGTGGCAGTTTCCATCATATTCATAGAAATCTGCAAAACATGTGACTTTTTGGTGACTTTCCCTAATTGGCATGACATTAGACAGGCTAACCTCCACTTAGATATAATAAAAAGCCTTCCTTGCCTTCTTCACGTATATTGGGTAAAAGCCATAAAAGTGCACGTCCTGTAGAGCCAGTCAAAGTGTGGAACATTGTCTCAATATGCGAGACAGGGGGGTCAAtggataaaaatgctgtgcagtccCACACAAAGCGGGACATCTGGTCACCCTTATGGTCAGCACATGATCCACCACCACAAAGTGCTCACAAAAATGTGGATGCTTTGGTTAGCCATGCGGTGGAGCTGTTCTCCACTAAATGATCCCCTGAGTTTGACTGAGCTGAGTTCAATTTGACTGTTTTCAAATGTGCTATCAACAGATGCATGTAACTATTTATGAAGTAGATATTCTTTGTACAGATCAACAGCATGCCAGGTCAAGTTTCTTGTCCCCTGTCCAATAAGACACTGTTCATCTTCATCTGTTTctgccactggaaaaaaaaaaaaaattttgccatccataagtcaaaatttcaggttattttctcaaaaatgtAAACTTAACTTAAAATgtcaagttattttctcaggATACAGTTTAGCTTTTTCATAATTATACTGCATTtccctttagtttttttttttttgggggggggggggggtattctaGAGATGGGGCATTTCTGTCAACCTCCTTGTTTAAAAGCAAAATCATTTTCACTAAGTGTTAGGACTAAACATGCCAGCTAGCCTTGGTAAGCGGGTCATTAGCCAAAACATTTACTGCAGACTAAAATAAATTAAGAGCAGGAGTCAACTGCAGAAATAGAAAGTCAGAGGAACCTCTGTGCTGTTTGATGTTGGAGCCCGGGGTTAAGGATGGCCTCACCAAGGACCCCCAGCTTTATGTTTCAGACTCAATGACCTCACTGAGAAGACCACCTGCCTTGAGTGAACAAATAAGTTGTACAGTGCAGTCAACAATGGAGCGGCGGTTACTGTCATCCAAACAGACGCTCACTGAGTGGTTTATTGCACTGCCGGGGGTGCTGAGGAACAATTGCAGGGGGTCTGATTAGTGTTGCGTCTGCCCAACAGTAATTAATGACCAGTCATACAATGCTTGGACCCACtctcatgcaaacacacacaagcgtACAGTCCTCAGGCCAGTTAGGCGTCAAGCCCTGGGGGTTGAAAGGGGGGAAGGGGAGAATTGGGTTAAAGTACAGCAAAAGGAATTAACCCTAGATTACAATCATGAGTTCATTAATTTAATCTGCTTAAATTCTTAATCTCCTTTAGGCACACTTGTGTGTATGAAAGCATTTGGCTCTGCCAGCAATAATGAGCATGAGAGACAACGGTTATGAAAATGTGAATTACCAGCAAGTCTGTTTATGGGTGCATTACACCAGGATGTTAGGTTACTGCAGGACGTTCCATTTTCTAAGAAAGAGACATTTGCTAACTTGATAAATGAGAGGCACTCAAATGTAAATCCCTTGTCAAGGAAATAATAGGAGAGGAAATCATGGATAAAAGGGAAGAGGGCTTAAAACACTGCTGCTCTCATCCACGCAAACTCTGACAGCTAAGAAGCAGCGGCAGTTTATAATCTTCAAAAGCAGCTGCTGAGTGACACTAAAAGGGAgttaaaaacaggaagagaggcagaggaaaCCTGAGATGTGTGGCAGCCACTTTGGTGGAGTTCAGTCAGCTGGGTGCAAGCCAGACAAGCCAGTCTGTTGTtggtgaggaggaaaaaaattctCCATTGTTTTAAATACAAGTTAGACTTCAAATATTTAAGCTGAAATGTTCTTTGCTGCCTTTTTATTGTGCTTGTCCACAGCAGGCATTGCAGCTTCCCAAAGCACAGAAAGCATTAATAACGTTAACAAAACTTCAAATCCATTTAAATGCCCCACTAAACCACAGATGTAGCTTGAACAATAGAGCCTTGAAACTGGCACACCTTAACAGACTTAATTGTTCCCATCATCAATTACACATGTAGGCATGTTGGGGCATGTCCTGACAAAGGCCAGTGCACAGAAAACACACTTAATTGTTAAATTTTCTCACTTTAGTTTATTTTCTAAAAGTCTGAATTAGAAATGGTAGCACTAGTTTTCAGAGCTTCGCTGCTGTGTCATGTGTTTACCCAGCCCGTGAGCACAGGCAGGCTGACTTGGCTGATTCCTAACTGACCTGCTTCTTGTCCTGATAGGCTACTTGGAAACTGAGGCGAATTCTTTATGAATTCTTGCAAACCTCATGAGTGCTTAATTCCTGCAGAAAATGCCAGGAATTCAGCTGAAGAAACAATCTCAGAGCCCTCAGAAGGACTCAACCTGCAATCATATGATCATTAAGACTGCTTGCTATGTGGAGCTGGCTGTGGTATGCCTGGTGCTGTTGGAGAAATATTACTGATAGCTGTGAAAAACTGTAATCCTATAGCAATTGTCAGtttgccatttttgttttatccTAATCATGATTTTTGGGGGGCGGGTCAATTTGTGGGTAGTTTACATTCTTAAATTAGGATGTACACATGGTATTTTATAATTGGTTTTTACTTTATGATGAAAATAATCCAGGATGATTTAGATTTTCATTCTTGTCAACACTGTGAAAGATTTGTTGCAATATTGAGACCTTATGAAAATGCAATAGCTGACTgaattggggggaaaaaaaggggaaaatctCAATAATTGAGACATTTTGTGTGGTCTCCGGGCAGAATTGTCTGTGGGTGGTGATGGGTGTGTTGGAGGGACTCATGACTTTCTAAAACCCTTTTACAGAGCATATTATTAATCTTTTCAAGTTCAGTCTTTCTCAGTTGTTTGTATATatgttacctgctgtgtatCTTTTTCCCTTTCATGCAATTAAAAATCGAGGTTGGGCATTTATAACTTCACAGCGCTGTCTTTTACTTTTGGCACAGGTGCAATTCTGGATTGTGTTTCCAAATGCATGCGCtatgtttatattgtttttgaTTTATTCGTTCATTCACATTCATCTTGGTCCAATTTGAATCATAGCTGTGTTAAGCAGTCTGCACTGAAATGATTGCAACAAATTCCAACACTTTGTCAAAACTCAGACCTGTCTTACAGGTGTGTTTTTAACAAAGCCTTcaccctgtgtgtgtatatagatTAAACTAAGTATTGGTGCTATtctagatagttttttttttttctccctgtgatTTTTTGCGTCTATCAttatgggggtttttttgtttgtttgtttgtttgttttatagaaACAAATTTCTATTGTCTTGTTCCGCAAAATCATTTACAAATACAGGCCACTTGCCGTTCATTGATAGTGGTGAAACGgagattttcttctttgtgcACAATCCAAGGAAAGGCGAGAACAAAGCAGACAGGTGAAACATAGAGTGACAGGTGTTTTCGGGCGATTCCTGGCAATGGTGCTTGAATATAATGATGGACATTGATCGAGGTTGGCTGGAGAATAAAGGAAGGCTCTGCGCTGCTGTTGGAGCCTATTGGCCGGCAGCAGCAGGAGAGGGAGGAGCCAGAGGAAACGCCACTGCGGCTCCCTCGGCTTTTTCTCCCTGCGCTCAGCTCGTCGCTCTCCCGCAGGCTCCGCGGCTTCACCCACAGCGCACAGAGCTGCTAacttttcacatttgtttttgtcgCGGTCAGAAACTCAAGAGTTTGGAGACACACAAATGGCTCAGCCGTTTCCCACAAGTTTAGGATGTGATACAGATTTAAACTCGGAAAGCGGACTCGTCTAAACTGTGCCACAACTTCAAAACAAGATCGACGACGGGAGCGAGTTGCAAGTCGAGATAAAGAAAGGGATCAGGATCGGACCCGCTCCTATCGAGGTAAGATTTAATCCTCCTATACATCGATCAGTGAGATGCGCGCTTGCTCGGTGTTTCTCTCACTTCCGAAATTTGAGGAGTTCATTTGCAGGCTGTAACATTGTATCCTTTGATCTCGGCTGATCGTAGCAGCCTGGATGCTTTGTGGGCTGCTGCTAACTTGGGAGGAAAGTTGAGCGCATGCTGGAAGTGCTGACCAGAGTTTCACATTTACTGCACAAAAACGAAATGGATCTCACGCTGAGTTCCCCCCCACGGAAGTCCACCGTCTCCCTTTCAGCTGGATTGAATAGCCGATTTAAATTTATCTGCTGTGAAACAATGGAGGCTTTTAAGCGGAAGATATTTATTTGGTTGTTTTCAAGTTATATGTAGGCTCTTTGTTAGCCTGCCGCGCCATGCCATCGTAAGTgggtagtttaaaaaaaaaaaaaaaaaaaaaaaagtgaaatgtgttGCTAATAGATTGCTATTATATTTCCgagaattttaaataaaacagagcaTGGAAATTCCTCTCACCCCAAGCCTGCGATAGATGATCaaaatcgtttttttttttttttttcctgttgcacTATGGTTGCATAATTTTATCCTAGAGGAGCTGCTCTGAGGTGTCACATCTTATGTGGGCTTGAAAGCTCTGCCTTTGGCAGCGTCTTGTATGCGAGCCAGCTGAGAAACAGAACAAGCTGGCAGGAATTTATTGGCTTTGCTTGTGGTTGGAGGTGACTCACAGCCCTGAAATGGGAAAAGGGTGGAAATATGTGATACAGGACAACACGCCCAGGTGTTTTTTCTCACCTAACCTTAATTGTTGAAGGTTATTCTAAGAGCCAGTTAGTGCAGCTCATTTGTTCTCACGGGTTTGACAGTGATGTAGGCTTtatagatttgtttttttgcacagtgtaaatCATTAGGCCACGCACTGGTTTTCTGTGGGAGTGCGGCTTATCTGATCTCCTTTCATCCCTCCACAGTCTGAAGTCCATTTCCGCTGCAGCCCAACATACTGATAAGAGTATTATTTAACAGCCCATTCATCGGGTGTTGGCAGAGTTTTTGTTTAATCATAAAATGGGAGGAGTGTTTATGGTAGAGTTCACTTCAAAAGATGCTGCATGACATTTATAACATCCCTTGTAACCGGTTGGCTGTAATCAAAATTTAAACGGTTGAATTAGCTATAAAGGAGTAACTTTCCCTGAGTgcttgtaatttattttttttccctctcttctctctgttctaGGTCAAAGTCAAGATGTCTGTCAGCAACCACGAAAACAGAAAGTCTCGTTCTAGTTCTGGCTCAATGAATATCCAACTCTTCCACAAGACATCCCACGCGGACAGCCTGTTGACTCAGCTCAACCTGCTACGCAAACGCCGAGTCTTCACAGATGTTGTGCTAAAGGCCGGCAACCGTTCCTTCCCCTGCCACCGGGCCGTCTTGGCCTCCTGCAGCCGATACTTTGAGGCCATGTTTAGTGGCGGTCTCCGGGAGAGTCGTGATGCTGATGTCAACTTCCACGACTCTCTCCATCCAGAAGTACTGGAGCTCCTGCTTGACTACGCTTACTCAGCCCGTATCATCATCAATGAAGAAAATGCAGAGTCACTACTGGAAGCTGGAGACATGCTTCAGTTTCACGATATCAGGGATGCAGCGGCAGAGTTTCTGGAAAAGAACCTCCACCAGTCCAACTGTCTGGGGATGATGCT
Proteins encoded:
- the timm13 gene encoding mitochondrial import inner membrane translocase subunit Tim13 — protein: MDGFGSDFSAGGSGGKMDTGTIMEQVKVQIAVANAQELLQRMTDKCFKKCISKPGSTLDNSEQKCIAMCMDRYMDTWNTVSRTYNSRLQRERARM